A window of the bacterium genome harbors these coding sequences:
- a CDS encoding MFS transporter, whose amino-acid sequence MSNMNIEKRNFWTLLFVSSLFGIAIGLYDFALPYYMKDRGISYQGMGFVFAISFFFVFFVQIWSARISDISGRKPFYSLALLFSSIFNFLTPLSAKLSLLTLIKTLRETAAAIQDTINSVVLYESVSRSRYLFIMGRTAGLSFFFQGFGIVAAGILMLRGYNLPFFVSASIIFLAFLIFQLNFSEMKIEEEVVSLGSENLGFLNRDLWLLTISGFICNLGVALSHTQMMPLFFSVKYNVSEAWVAILLALHRISLGFPMIFAGNLLRGRWQELRNLKWLYIIFLTLQNIAISATAFMPTFLWAAGVWLIHDVIGASIWTPARSTLIQRFSRDETRAFQVATVGAISNIGWVLGPVIAGYLANIDISLPFFMSGVISFFAIFPILALRVEKQK is encoded by the coding sequence ATGAGCAATATGAATATTGAGAAAAGGAACTTTTGGACTTTGCTTTTCGTTTCCTCGCTTTTCGGCATAGCTATAGGGCTCTACGACTTCGCCCTCCCTTATTATATGAAAGATAGAGGAATCTCTTATCAAGGGATGGGTTTTGTCTTTGCCATTTCTTTCTTTTTCGTTTTCTTCGTTCAAATATGGTCAGCTCGCATCTCGGATATCTCGGGAAGAAAACCCTTCTATTCCCTCGCTCTCCTTTTCTCCTCAATCTTCAATTTCCTCACGCCTCTTTCCGCCAAGCTCTCGCTTCTTACACTCATAAAGACCCTTAGGGAAACCGCAGCCGCCATTCAGGACACAATCAATTCGGTCGTTTTATATGAGAGCGTATCAAGGAGCAGGTATCTCTTCATTATGGGGAGGACGGCAGGGCTGAGTTTCTTCTTTCAAGGGTTTGGTATCGTTGCTGCTGGCATATTGATGCTTAGGGGTTATAACCTGCCCTTCTTCGTTTCCGCTTCAATCATCTTCCTTGCCTTTCTTATTTTCCAACTAAACTTCTCCGAGATGAAAATAGAGGAGGAAGTTGTCTCTTTGGGTAGCGAGAACCTTGGTTTTTTAAACAGAGATTTATGGCTCTTAACCATTTCGGGTTTCATATGTAATCTCGGAGTCGCTCTAAGCCATACCCAGATGATGCCTCTTTTCTTCAGTGTTAAATACAATGTCAGCGAAGCTTGGGTGGCTATTCTCCTCGCCCTTCATCGCATTTCGCTCGGCTTCCCTATGATATTCGCCGGAAATCTATTGAGAGGGAGATGGCAGGAATTGAGGAATTTGAAGTGGTTGTATATCATATTTCTCACCCTACAGAATATAGCGATAAGCGCTACAGCCTTTATGCCGACTTTTCTCTGGGCTGCTGGGGTGTGGCTAATTCACGATGTTATAGGGGCGAGCATCTGGACGCCTGCCCGCAGCACTTTAATACAGCGCTTTTCCAGAGACGAAACGAGGGCATTTCAAGTGGCAACCGTAGGGGCAATCAGCAACATAGGATGGGTACTGGGGCCTGTAATCGCTGGCTATTTGGCGAACATAGACATCTCTCTTCCCTTTTTTATGAGCGGTGTTATTTCCTTCTTCGCCATCTTCCCCATTTTGGCTTTGCGAGTGGAGAAACAAAAATAG
- a CDS encoding NAD(P)H-hydrate dehydratase: MKVASSEEMREIDRRAREEFSLPTLLLMENAGERSAEMALAMLEGENVVVVAGKGNNGGDGIACARHLFNLGVKVKVILLARKEEIKGDAKANLEIGERMGIEILELPTDIKSHLRDADLVIDAIFGTGLKGEVGSPYKEAIEAINSVKKPVLSIDIPSGIGDSGEVCGVAVKADRTVTFALPKRGLILYPGAYYAGDVYVADIGIPHSLLSSPTLNLLTPSLLQELLPQRPPDAHKGSFGHLLVLSGSLGFTGAAAMCCEGALRVGTGLVTLGIPSSLNDVMEVKLTEVMTYPLPETEERTLSSKALPLIKEKLRKCSALAIGPGLSTNPETCQLVHNLLSEIELPAVIDADALNCLAGKKVDFKSKKFVFTPHPGEMARLVGEDVRNIQADRIGWAKRLAEESGCVVVLKGARTVIASPEGECFINPTGNSGMASGGTGDVLTGMIGGFLAQGLSPLSSALLGVFLHGLCGDLAKKEFGEEYMLATDLPRFLPKAFELIRSYRRKRERCVKLLDWL; this comes from the coding sequence ATGAAAGTCGCCTCCAGCGAGGAGATGCGAGAAATAGATAGGAGAGCGAGGGAGGAATTTTCCCTTCCTACTCTTCTACTAATGGAGAACGCCGGGGAAAGGTCAGCGGAAATGGCGCTTGCTATGCTTGAGGGAGAAAATGTGGTGGTCGTAGCGGGGAAGGGCAACAATGGAGGGGATGGAATAGCCTGTGCGCGCCATCTGTTCAACTTGGGGGTAAAAGTGAAAGTAATTCTCCTTGCAAGGAAAGAGGAAATTAAAGGCGATGCGAAAGCCAACCTTGAGATAGGGGAGAGAATGGGGATTGAAATACTGGAACTGCCTACTGATATCAAATCCCATTTGCGAGACGCTGATTTAGTGATAGACGCTATTTTCGGGACGGGCTTGAAAGGGGAGGTAGGCTCACCATATAAGGAGGCAATTGAGGCGATTAACTCAGTTAAAAAGCCCGTCCTTTCCATTGATATACCCTCAGGCATAGGGGATAGTGGTGAAGTGTGCGGTGTAGCTGTGAAAGCGGACAGAACGGTTACCTTCGCACTTCCCAAAAGAGGATTAATCCTTTATCCAGGGGCATACTACGCAGGAGATGTCTATGTAGCAGATATCGGCATACCCCATTCCCTTCTCTCATCTCCTACTCTTAACCTCCTTACCCCTTCCCTTCTCCAAGAGCTTCTTCCCCAAAGACCTCCTGATGCCCATAAGGGTTCCTTTGGGCACCTACTCGTTCTCTCTGGTTCCCTTGGTTTTACAGGGGCTGCTGCTATGTGTTGCGAGGGTGCCTTGCGAGTTGGAACGGGTCTTGTCACCCTTGGCATTCCCTCCTCCCTTAACGATGTTATGGAGGTCAAGCTGACGGAGGTTATGACCTATCCTCTTCCCGAGACCGAGGAGCGCACCCTTTCCTCAAAAGCTCTTCCTCTCATAAAAGAGAAGTTGAGAAAATGCAGCGCTTTAGCAATAGGACCTGGTCTCTCAACTAATCCCGAAACCTGCCAGCTCGTTCACAATCTTTTGAGCGAAATTGAACTTCCCGCAGTAATAGACGCCGATGCTTTGAACTGCTTAGCAGGAAAGAAGGTGGATTTCAAGAGTAAGAAGTTCGTGTTTACCCCTCATCCCGGGGAAATGGCGCGACTTGTGGGTGAGGATGTGAGAAATATTCAAGCGGATAGGATTGGGTGGGCTAAGAGATTGGCTGAGGAATCAGGTTGCGTTGTTGTTTTGAAGGGGGCAAGAACAGTCATCGCTAGCCCGGAGGGAGAATGTTTCATCAATCCCACAGGTAATTCCGGGATGGCGAGCGGAGGGACAGGCGATGTTCTCACTGGAATGATTGGAGGATTTCTGGCGCAGGGTCTTTCTCCCCTATCCTCTGCTCTCCTCGGCGTGTTTCTCCATGGGCTTTGTGGGGATTTAGCTAAAAAGGAGTTTGGCGAGGAGTATATGCTTGCTACTGACTTGCCTCGCTTTCTCCCCAAGGCTTTTGAATTAATTCGTTCTTATAGGAGGAAAAGAGAGAGATGCGTAAAATTATTGGATTGGCTTTGA
- a CDS encoding decaprenyl-phosphate phosphoribosyltransferase, which produces MRRRSLLLNILLSLRPHQWTKNLFVIAPLIFAGEFTLEKLLLSISAFVVFSFLSGGLYIINDLMDIERDRRHPQKRWRPIASGALSPSIARLSAVFFVLVPLALSLFISPFFTIVCFSFACLQLAYSLFLRGVVLLDILTVAFSFILRVEAGASAIDVPASTWIILCTFLLALLLATGKRRGELLSLKASAPQHREVLQHYPLPFLDQLMSLTGSSCIISYALYTFFSPTGQNHPLLFWTIPFVIYGIARYLYLVQKTDLAEFPDQAVVKDLPLLTCVALWTLSCIFIIGLL; this is translated from the coding sequence ATGAGAAGAAGGAGCCTCTTGCTTAATATTTTGTTGTCCCTCCGTCCACACCAGTGGACGAAGAACCTGTTCGTTATCGCCCCCCTTATCTTCGCAGGTGAGTTCACACTTGAGAAACTCCTCCTTTCAATCTCTGCCTTCGTTGTCTTCTCTTTCCTCTCGGGAGGGCTTTATATCATCAACGATTTAATGGATATAGAAAGGGATAGAAGACATCCCCAAAAGAGATGGCGACCCATAGCCTCGGGAGCGCTCTCTCCTTCAATAGCTCGCCTTTCAGCTGTCTTCTTCGTCCTTGTTCCCCTTGCTTTATCCCTTTTCATCAGTCCCTTCTTCACCATCGTCTGCTTTTCTTTCGCCTGTCTCCAATTAGCTTATAGCCTCTTTTTAAGGGGCGTTGTGCTTCTTGATATCTTAACCGTTGCCTTCTCCTTCATCCTGAGGGTAGAGGCAGGAGCTTCCGCAATTGATGTCCCCGCCTCCACATGGATAATTCTCTGCACTTTTCTCCTTGCTCTCCTTTTGGCAACGGGAAAGAGAAGGGGAGAGTTGCTAAGCTTGAAAGCCTCTGCCCCTCAGCACAGAGAGGTCCTTCAGCATTATCCGCTTCCCTTCTTAGACCAGCTTATGTCGCTCACAGGCTCATCATGCATCATCTCTTATGCCCTTTACACCTTCTTTTCTCCAACTGGGCAAAACCATCCCTTGCTTTTTTGGACAATTCCCTTCGTCATTTACGGAATTGCCCGCTACCTCTACCTCGTCCAGAAAACGGACCTCGCCGAGTTTCCCGACCAGGCGGTTGTTAAGGACCTTCCCCTCCTAACCTGTGTAGCTCTCTGGACTCTCTCTTGTATCTTCATCATCGGTTTATTATAA